The Shewanella sp. NFH-SH190041 genome has a window encoding:
- a CDS encoding TorF family putative porin, producing MNHLTRHTILASLSAAMLSVSQPSQADVSGNLGITSNYLWRGVSQTQDKAAVQGGLDYSHQSGFYVGSWASNVDFNDGTSYELDLYAGFSTDLGQGISIDAGYLYYGYPDADGSISFGELYGVITWRWLTLGYAGFIHAGDDVAATGLDDKDYRYLTADIDIPLSDTLSLALHYGHNSGDVIQSWFGEQNYSDYHLALTAATKMGDVSFMLADTNLSGDDTKVVLGYSFSFDL from the coding sequence ATGAACCATCTTACACGTCACACCATTTTGGCCAGCCTGAGCGCGGCGATGCTATCAGTCAGCCAACCCAGCCAAGCCGATGTCTCTGGCAATCTTGGCATTACATCCAATTATCTCTGGCGCGGAGTCAGCCAAACCCAAGATAAGGCCGCAGTTCAAGGCGGGCTTGATTACAGCCACCAAAGCGGCTTTTATGTCGGCAGTTGGGCTTCTAATGTCGACTTTAATGATGGCACCAGTTATGAACTGGATCTGTATGCCGGTTTCAGCACTGACTTAGGGCAGGGTATCAGTATTGATGCCGGCTACCTCTATTACGGCTATCCCGATGCCGATGGCAGTATCAGTTTTGGGGAGCTTTACGGCGTGATCACCTGGCGCTGGCTAACACTGGGTTATGCCGGATTTATTCATGCTGGAGACGATGTTGCTGCAACAGGACTGGATGATAAAGACTACCGCTACCTGACCGCAGATATTGATATACCTTTATCGGATACCCTGTCATTGGCACTGCATTACGGCCATAACAGTGGCGATGTAATTCAATCTTGGTTCGGGGAGCAAAATTACAGTGACTATCATCTGGCACTGACCGCTGCCACCAAGATGGGCGATGTCAGCTTTATGCTGGCAGACACCAACCTTAGTGGCGATGACACCAAAGTGGTGTTGGGATACAGCTTCAGCTTTGATCTTTAA
- the rimK gene encoding 30S ribosomal protein S6--L-glutamate ligase, with translation MKIGILSQYPELYSTRRLVEACERRGHEAVVINALNCYMNINSVKPSIHFEGADIGHIDAIIPRIHAKITFYGCALVRQFEMMGVYAANESIAISRSRDKLRALQLLSRQGVGMPITGFASKPNDIPDLINMVGGAPLVIKLLEGTQGIGVVLAETKTAAESVIEAFFGLKANIMVQEYIKEANGSDIRCFVVGDKVIAAMCRQGPEGDFRSNLHLGGTAQKIKITPEERRTAVAAVKAMGLGIAGVDILRSSRGPLVLEVNSTPGLEGIEKTTDIDVADRIVEHVEKAVAARKGKRHVIA, from the coding sequence ATGAAAATTGGTATCCTGTCGCAGTACCCTGAACTCTATTCTACTCGCCGTTTGGTGGAGGCTTGTGAGCGTCGGGGGCATGAGGCGGTCGTGATTAACGCCCTTAACTGCTATATGAACATCAACTCGGTAAAGCCATCCATTCACTTTGAAGGGGCTGATATCGGCCATATTGATGCCATCATTCCCCGCATTCACGCCAAAATCACCTTCTATGGCTGCGCTTTGGTGCGCCAGTTTGAAATGATGGGGGTTTATGCTGCCAACGAGTCCATTGCGATTTCCCGCTCCCGGGACAAATTACGGGCATTACAATTACTGTCCCGTCAGGGGGTCGGGATGCCGATCACCGGATTTGCCAGTAAACCCAATGATATTCCTGATCTGATTAATATGGTGGGCGGTGCCCCGCTGGTGATTAAGTTACTGGAAGGCACCCAGGGGATTGGTGTGGTACTGGCGGAGACCAAAACTGCAGCGGAAAGTGTTATTGAGGCCTTTTTCGGCTTAAAGGCCAACATCATGGTGCAGGAATACATTAAAGAAGCGAATGGCAGTGATATTCGTTGTTTTGTGGTGGGTGATAAGGTGATTGCCGCCATGTGTCGTCAGGGGCCAGAAGGGGACTTTCGTTCTAATCTGCACCTGGGGGGCACGGCTCAGAAAATCAAGATCACCCCAGAAGAGCGCCGCACAGCAGTGGCGGCGGTAAAAGCGATGGGGTTAGGGATTGCAGGGGTGGATATTCTGCGTTCTTCCCGCGGACCTTTGGTACTGGAGGTTAACTCAACGCCAGGACTGGAAGGCATAGAGAAAACCACAGATATTGATGTGGCGGATCGCATTGTTGAACATGTGGAAAAAGCCGTGGCCGCCCGCAAAGGCAAACGCCATGTGATTGCTTAA
- a CDS encoding alanine/glycine:cation symporter family protein, with product METVTLWLSTINGIVWGVPMLVAILGVGLFLSIGLKLMPVLKLGAGFKLLWRGREANDDHHGQISPFNALMTSLSATIGTGNIAGVATAIFMGGPGALFWMWCTALVGMATKYAEAVLAVRFREVDDKGNHVGGPMYYIKNGLSAKWAWLGGAFALFGACAGFGIGNTVQANSVADALQSNFSLPTWATGLILMLLVGAVLMGGIQRIAQVAGRLVPLMTIFYIVAGLAVLLVYAEAVPAALALVVESAFNPVAAQGSFAGAAVWAAIRFGVARGVFSNEAGLGSAPIAHAAAKTKDPVAQGLVAMLGTFIDTIIVCSITGLAIVVSGAWTSGENGAALTAFAFSHALPIGNYIVAVALAIFAFTTILGWSFYSEKCVQYLFGLNAVKPFRVIWTLAVPLGAVASLDFIWLLADTLNAMMAIPNLIALVLLSPVVFGLTREYFRRTAGKGGSSAG from the coding sequence ATGGAGACAGTGACACTGTGGCTCAGCACTATTAATGGGATCGTGTGGGGCGTACCCATGCTGGTGGCAATTCTGGGCGTTGGCCTGTTCTTATCTATCGGCCTTAAGTTGATGCCGGTGCTGAAACTGGGCGCGGGGTTTAAATTACTGTGGCGTGGTCGAGAAGCCAATGATGACCATCATGGGCAAATCAGCCCTTTTAATGCTCTGATGACCTCATTGTCGGCCACCATAGGGACGGGAAATATCGCCGGGGTGGCAACTGCCATTTTTATGGGCGGCCCGGGTGCCCTGTTTTGGATGTGGTGCACCGCACTGGTCGGAATGGCGACTAAGTATGCTGAAGCTGTGCTGGCAGTGCGTTTCAGAGAAGTGGATGATAAGGGCAACCATGTTGGTGGCCCCATGTATTACATCAAAAATGGCTTGTCTGCGAAATGGGCTTGGCTTGGTGGCGCCTTTGCGCTGTTTGGTGCCTGTGCCGGATTCGGTATCGGCAATACGGTGCAGGCTAACTCGGTAGCGGATGCGCTGCAGAGCAATTTCTCCTTGCCGACATGGGCAACGGGATTGATATTAATGCTGCTGGTAGGCGCGGTGCTGATGGGCGGCATTCAACGGATTGCTCAGGTCGCTGGCCGATTGGTTCCCCTGATGACGATTTTCTATATTGTGGCTGGGTTAGCGGTATTGCTGGTCTATGCCGAAGCCGTGCCTGCGGCATTGGCGCTGGTGGTGGAAAGTGCCTTTAACCCCGTGGCGGCGCAGGGCAGCTTTGCTGGCGCAGCTGTATGGGCAGCCATTCGTTTCGGGGTTGCCCGCGGGGTTTTCTCCAATGAGGCGGGGCTGGGTAGTGCGCCCATTGCCCATGCGGCGGCAAAGACGAAAGATCCGGTGGCGCAGGGATTGGTCGCCATGCTCGGTACCTTTATCGATACCATTATTGTCTGCTCCATTACCGGGCTGGCGATTGTGGTCTCGGGTGCCTGGACGTCAGGGGAAAATGGCGCGGCACTGACAGCGTTTGCTTTCTCCCATGCGCTGCCGATAGGGAATTATATTGTGGCCGTCGCTTTGGCCATTTTTGCCTTTACCACCATTCTGGGCTGGAGTTTTTACAGTGAGAAGTGCGTGCAGTACCTGTTTGGCCTGAATGCCGTTAAGCCTTTTCGGGTGATCTGGACGTTGGCGGTGCCTTTAGGGGCGGTGGCGTCACTGGATTTTATCTGGCTGCTAGCCGATACCCTTAATGCCATGATGGCGATTCCTAATCTGATCGCACTGGTGCTGCTGAGCCCTGTGGTATTTGGGCTGACCCGGGAATATTTTCGTCGCACGGCAGGTAAAGGCGGTTCATCTGCGGGTTAA
- a CDS encoding ABC transporter ATP-binding protein: MSDSAIEAVGLSRAFGQLMAVDGLNLSVPKGQIYGFLGPNGCGKSTAIRMLTGLLTPSAGTARVLGLAIPQQAEALRRRIGYMTQKFALYGDLTVRENLMFMAQIFSLSTTQASNRIAALSQTYQLQPLAGQLAGTLSGGQKQRLALACACLNQPEVLFLDEPTSAVDPQSRRDFWEQLFDLSAAGTTILVTTHYMDEAERCHGLAIMNKGAICASGSPQQLMSQLVMHIIELTGSDLRQLKQHLTPLPQIRSVAQLGNRLRLMIEGEITAPELWLKAYLPDGNIRLQSVRPNLEDVFVACTGQHARQSQPPSGKSNRERR; this comes from the coding sequence ATGAGTGATAGTGCCATTGAGGCTGTGGGACTGAGCCGAGCCTTTGGTCAATTGATGGCGGTTGATGGGTTGAATTTGTCAGTACCTAAAGGGCAAATTTATGGCTTTCTTGGCCCTAATGGCTGCGGCAAATCCACCGCTATCCGCATGCTGACCGGATTATTGACGCCCAGCGCGGGAACCGCCCGCGTGCTAGGACTGGCAATACCACAACAGGCAGAGGCACTGCGGCGGCGCATCGGTTATATGACGCAAAAATTTGCTCTGTATGGCGATCTGACTGTACGGGAAAACCTGATGTTTATGGCGCAGATTTTTTCCCTTTCCACAACCCAGGCGAGTAATCGGATTGCAGCACTGAGTCAAACCTACCAGCTACAACCTTTGGCCGGGCAACTGGCCGGGACACTCAGCGGTGGGCAAAAACAACGCTTGGCACTGGCTTGTGCCTGTCTCAATCAGCCTGAGGTGCTGTTTCTTGATGAGCCCACCTCGGCGGTGGATCCTCAAAGCCGTCGCGACTTTTGGGAGCAACTGTTTGATCTGTCAGCCGCCGGCACCACCATCTTGGTGACCACCCACTATATGGATGAAGCGGAGCGCTGCCACGGGCTGGCCATTATGAATAAAGGTGCCATTTGCGCCAGCGGGAGTCCGCAGCAACTCATGTCCCAGCTTGTTATGCATATCATCGAGCTGACGGGATCGGATCTGCGCCAGCTAAAACAGCATTTAACGCCCCTCCCGCAGATCCGCTCAGTGGCGCAACTGGGCAATCGACTGCGACTCATGATAGAGGGCGAAATCACGGCGCCGGAGCTCTGGCTAAAAGCTTACCTGCCTGACGGGAATATCCGTTTACAGTCGGTCAGGCCAAATCTGGAAGATGTATTTGTGGCTTGTACCGGCCAACACGCTCGACAGTCTCAACCACCATCCGGTAAGAGCAACCGCGAACGCCGTTAA
- a CDS encoding ABC transporter permease, which translates to MRGGNEVCQSYRRIRAIVIKELRQLRRDRLTFGMVVMIPLIQLLLFGYAINTDVRNIPIAVVDQSQSAIGRHIIEAIRNTQVVEIRQRNHNVHQAEDAITRGDIRAALILPPDLSRRLALGKPAGQWLIDGSDTLIAAAIIRLAELPLNSPLAPHGQPPALGLSPQAMSANFTMTLYYNPEQRAAVNTVPGLIAVILTMTMILFTSAAIVRERERGNLELLFTTPIRPLELMLGKILPYILVGLIQTGIILGLGHGIFDVPNHGQPAQLLIATLLFIAASLTLGLLISTLARTQLQAMQMTIFVLLPTILLSGFMFPFEAMPPPAQWLAELLPGTHFMRLVRGIVLRGASLGDLAGDALWLLGFTLAGVVLAAARFRKRLD; encoded by the coding sequence GTGCGAGGAGGAAATGAGGTTTGCCAATCTTACCGCCGTATCCGTGCCATTGTGATAAAAGAGCTACGGCAACTGCGCCGCGACCGACTGACCTTCGGCATGGTCGTGATGATCCCACTCATTCAGTTATTGCTATTTGGCTATGCCATCAATACTGACGTGCGTAATATTCCAATCGCCGTGGTCGATCAGAGCCAGTCCGCTATCGGCCGGCACATTATTGAGGCCATCCGTAATACTCAGGTGGTTGAAATCCGCCAACGCAACCATAATGTGCACCAGGCCGAAGATGCTATCACCCGGGGTGATATCCGCGCCGCTTTAATACTGCCGCCTGATTTATCCCGCCGCCTGGCCTTGGGGAAACCTGCCGGTCAATGGCTTATAGATGGCTCAGATACCTTGATTGCCGCGGCCATTATTCGCTTGGCTGAACTGCCGTTAAATTCTCCCTTAGCGCCACACGGCCAACCACCAGCATTAGGGCTAAGTCCCCAAGCGATGTCGGCAAACTTTACCATGACGCTGTATTACAATCCGGAGCAGCGCGCAGCCGTTAATACGGTGCCCGGCCTTATTGCTGTGATCCTGACCATGACGATGATCTTGTTCACCTCAGCCGCTATCGTCCGAGAGCGGGAAAGAGGCAATCTTGAGCTGTTGTTCACCACGCCCATCCGGCCATTGGAACTGATGCTGGGTAAAATTCTGCCCTATATTTTGGTCGGTCTGATCCAGACCGGGATTATTCTAGGACTAGGACACGGCATTTTTGATGTGCCGAACCATGGTCAACCGGCCCAACTGCTGATAGCAACACTCCTTTTTATTGCCGCCAGTTTGACCTTGGGGCTACTGATTTCAACCCTTGCGCGAACTCAGTTACAAGCGATGCAGATGACCATTTTCGTGCTGCTGCCGACCATACTCTTATCCGGATTTATGTTTCCTTTTGAAGCCATGCCCCCGCCAGCACAATGGTTGGCCGAGCTACTGCCCGGCACCCACTTTATGCGCCTTGTCAGGGGGATAGTACTGCGGGGGGCGAGTTTAGGTGATCTGGCCGGTGATGCCCTATGGCTACTGGGCTTTACCCTAGCAGGCGTCGTATTAGCCGCGGCCAGATTTCGTAAACGCCTGGATTAA
- a CDS encoding flavohemoglobin expression-modulating QEGLA motif protein, whose translation MSQVEQAYLEQLRELSNELFRLQSRLQILDAIKWPREEEERFLANKGNVMPAIDQDYYHQRPLGFDADDTKAKLAALKKTIRKRLGVRDPLGKILCRNVEQFYLVVDLLQSRGTVEFGQVSQRLYGSASHKLHGDRHTLKQLGDRLSYLFSLPAARRINRQHPKTVTAADAVDELRHRLNRYFHNDEILVRLSDGIVSDAAVGGDTIKLNSDAMFSEADLNVYEVHEGWVHLGTTLNGRAQPWATWLRGGSPRVTATQEGLAVLLEMLTLSSTPGRARRISDRVTAVHMAENGADFIEVYRHFREQNLSEKDSYRVTQRVFRGGMVTGGACFTKDIAYVRGYVENINFIRAAITAGMPELIPMLFVGKLAIEDIPVLYQAHRQGIVQAPQYLPPMFDDYSGLYAWFGFATGLAGIDLKGVQRHFQHLFRDLPTVDPIAEFVDDTEFDENFS comes from the coding sequence ATGTCACAGGTTGAACAGGCTTACCTTGAGCAGCTCCGGGAGTTATCCAATGAGCTGTTTCGCTTACAGTCCCGGCTGCAAATTCTCGATGCCATCAAATGGCCCAGGGAAGAAGAGGAGCGTTTTCTGGCCAATAAGGGCAATGTGATGCCCGCTATCGATCAGGATTACTACCACCAACGCCCGCTGGGGTTTGATGCTGATGACACCAAAGCCAAACTTGCCGCGCTGAAAAAAACCATTCGTAAACGCCTAGGTGTGCGAGATCCGCTGGGCAAAATTTTATGCCGCAATGTTGAGCAGTTTTATCTGGTCGTTGACTTACTGCAATCCCGCGGTACGGTGGAATTTGGCCAAGTCAGTCAACGACTGTATGGCTCTGCCAGCCATAAACTCCATGGCGATCGCCATACGCTGAAACAGCTGGGTGACCGGCTTAGCTATCTGTTCTCCCTGCCCGCTGCCAGACGTATTAACCGCCAGCACCCTAAAACCGTAACAGCAGCCGACGCCGTGGATGAATTGCGCCACAGGCTAAACCGGTATTTTCATAATGATGAAATTCTGGTGCGGCTCAGCGATGGTATTGTTTCCGATGCCGCAGTGGGGGGCGACACAATTAAGCTCAATAGTGATGCCATGTTTAGCGAGGCAGACCTAAATGTTTATGAAGTCCATGAAGGCTGGGTACATTTAGGTACCACCCTTAATGGCCGCGCCCAGCCTTGGGCAACCTGGCTAAGAGGCGGCTCACCTCGGGTGACAGCCACCCAAGAAGGGCTGGCGGTATTATTGGAGATGCTGACATTAAGCTCCACACCGGGACGGGCTCGGCGCATCAGCGACCGTGTGACAGCTGTACATATGGCCGAAAATGGGGCTGATTTTATTGAGGTGTACCGTCACTTCCGAGAGCAAAACCTCAGCGAAAAAGACAGCTATCGCGTGACCCAACGGGTCTTTCGCGGCGGTATGGTCACAGGTGGAGCCTGCTTTACCAAAGATATCGCCTATGTACGCGGCTATGTGGAAAACATCAATTTTATCCGCGCCGCCATCACCGCCGGGATGCCAGAATTAATCCCCATGCTGTTTGTCGGTAAGCTGGCTATTGAAGACATTCCTGTGCTGTATCAGGCGCACCGGCAAGGCATCGTACAGGCTCCCCAATATCTGCCACCCATGTTTGATGATTACAGCGGCCTGTATGCCTGGTTCGGATTTGCCACCGGTCTGGCGGGTATCGATTTGAAAGGGGTACAGCGTCACTTCCAGCATCTGTTTCGCGATCTGCCCACAGTCGATCCTATTGCCGAATTTGTCGACGATACCGAGTTCGACGAAAACTTCAGTTAA
- a CDS encoding Do family serine endopeptidase: MKMKISVLSAAILSAGLTLMPMTASAALPMAANSQQLPSLAPMLERTTPAVVSVAVSGTHVSKQRVPDMFRYFFGPNAPREQVRERPFRGLGSGVIIDADKGYIVTNNHVIDNADEILIGLHDGREFTAKLVGRDADSDIALLQIKADNLTEIKPADSDQLRVGDFAVAIGNPFGLGQTVTSGIVSALGRSGLGIEMLENFIQTDAAINSGNSGGALVNLNGELIGINTAIVAPGGGNVGIGFAIPANMMHNLVEQILEHGEVRRGVLGIAGRDLDSKLAKAFGLDTQHGTFVVEVMPDSAADKAGIKAGDILTSINGKKLKTFAELRAKIATLGAGAKVKLGLIRDGDKETVKVTLGEAANTKTAAAGEVHPMLQGATLENSPKGVAITAVTQGSPAAMSGFEKGDIIIGVNRTKVSDLKSLRQLLKDNDNATALKVLRDNIVLYQILQG; this comes from the coding sequence ATGAAAATGAAAATCTCTGTACTCTCAGCCGCCATTCTCAGCGCGGGGCTGACCTTAATGCCGATGACCGCCAGTGCCGCCCTACCGATGGCGGCTAACAGCCAGCAACTACCAAGCTTAGCGCCCATGCTTGAGCGCACGACCCCCGCTGTCGTCTCAGTCGCAGTTTCTGGCACCCATGTTTCCAAACAGCGGGTGCCGGATATGTTCCGCTACTTCTTCGGCCCGAATGCGCCGCGGGAACAAGTGCGTGAACGACCATTTAGAGGGCTGGGCTCAGGCGTGATTATTGATGCTGATAAAGGCTATATCGTTACCAATAATCATGTAATTGATAATGCAGATGAAATCCTAATTGGGCTACATGACGGCCGTGAATTCACCGCCAAACTGGTGGGACGGGATGCTGACTCAGATATCGCACTGCTGCAAATCAAAGCCGATAATTTAACGGAAATAAAACCTGCTGACTCAGATCAATTACGGGTTGGTGATTTTGCCGTCGCCATCGGTAACCCCTTCGGCTTGGGACAAACAGTCACCTCAGGGATTGTCTCCGCACTGGGTCGCAGTGGACTGGGTATTGAGATGCTAGAAAACTTTATTCAGACCGATGCGGCCATTAACTCGGGTAATTCTGGCGGCGCTTTGGTAAACCTCAATGGGGAACTTATCGGTATCAACACTGCGATCGTGGCTCCCGGCGGCGGTAATGTCGGCATTGGCTTTGCCATTCCCGCCAATATGATGCACAACTTGGTTGAACAGATATTAGAGCACGGGGAAGTGCGCCGCGGCGTACTGGGGATTGCCGGGCGAGATCTGGATAGCAAACTGGCCAAAGCTTTTGGGCTGGATACCCAACATGGCACCTTTGTGGTAGAGGTCATGCCGGACAGTGCAGCAGATAAAGCCGGGATCAAAGCCGGAGATATTTTGACCAGCATCAATGGCAAAAAACTGAAAACCTTTGCCGAGTTGCGGGCTAAAATCGCCACCTTAGGCGCGGGAGCCAAAGTGAAATTAGGCCTAATCCGCGATGGTGATAAAGAAACGGTTAAAGTCACCTTGGGCGAAGCGGCCAATACCAAGACGGCAGCGGCTGGCGAAGTGCACCCTATGCTGCAAGGCGCAACTCTGGAGAACAGCCCCAAAGGAGTGGCGATCACCGCAGTCACCCAAGGCTCACCAGCAGCCATGAGTGGTTTTGAAAAAGGCGATATTATTATTGGCGTCAACCGTACCAAGGTTTCAGATCTTAAGTCTCTGAGACAATTACTGAAAGACAATGACAATGCCACCGCACTAAAAGTGCTGCGTGACAACATCGTGCTGTATCAAATCTTGCAGGGCTAA
- a CDS encoding PA3496 family putative envelope integrity protein: protein MTRIVEALPDEHEIDELTNPKGSQAATNLQQKRAVKRRLDDYFEQMQLRKALGLDD from the coding sequence ATGACTCGGATTGTTGAAGCACTTCCAGATGAGCATGAAATTGATGAACTGACTAACCCTAAGGGCAGTCAGGCAGCCACTAACCTGCAGCAAAAACGCGCCGTCAAGCGCCGACTTGATGACTACTTTGAGCAGATGCAGCTGCGAAAAGCACTGGGGTTAGACGACTAA
- a CDS encoding TM2 domain-containing protein: MLNTCPQCGKILPLTSVLCDECLCAQGLEALAGVDPAFRVKNQRLATWFGILLGGFGLHRFYLGQYPSGFLYLLFSWTLVPTLLGWRDAFLTGRMTPSAFEFKYCRRSLLG, encoded by the coding sequence ATGCTCAATACCTGTCCCCAGTGCGGTAAAATTCTGCCGCTTACCTCAGTACTGTGTGATGAATGCCTGTGCGCCCAGGGGCTGGAAGCACTGGCAGGCGTCGACCCTGCGTTCCGGGTAAAAAATCAGCGTCTCGCTACCTGGTTTGGGATCTTACTTGGCGGGTTCGGCCTGCATCGTTTCTATCTGGGACAATACCCATCCGGCTTTCTGTACCTGTTGTTCAGCTGGACATTAGTGCCCACACTGCTGGGTTGGCGTGACGCTTTTCTGACGGGGCGAATGACGCCATCCGCGTTTGAATTTAAATATTGCCGCCGATCACTATTGGGATAA
- the degS gene encoding outer membrane-stress sensor serine endopeptidase DegS gives MTLKDTLIYLGKATFFGLFMATVFLLASHMLNGGNAINSLLQVRGPEHVELSFASAVRRAAPAVVNIYSINIDRQQPLSAGSLQGLGSGVLMSKEGYILTNYHVIKKADEIIVALQDGRQFVSEVVGSDPETDLAVIKIEGDNLPVVPLNLNIPPQVGDVVLAIGNPYNLGQTITQGIISATGRNGLSSGFQDFLQTDAAINAGNSGGALIDTSGSLIGINTAAFQISGEGGNHGINFAIPIKLAYSIMGKLIKDGRVIRGALGMTGQPLDPARAQILNMPDRSGVLVMKVDKGSPAAQADLHPNDIIVSFNGEKVVSAEMLMDRIAETKPGTRIDLTVFRGGNLVTLPVTIGEKRVNYN, from the coding sequence ATGACCCTCAAAGACACGCTCATCTATCTGGGCAAGGCGACCTTTTTCGGCCTTTTTATGGCTACCGTCTTTCTGCTGGCCAGCCATATGCTCAATGGCGGTAATGCCATCAATAGTCTGTTGCAGGTGCGTGGACCGGAACATGTTGAACTATCTTTTGCCAGTGCGGTGCGCCGCGCAGCTCCTGCTGTGGTCAATATTTACAGCATCAATATCGACCGCCAACAGCCACTGAGCGCAGGCTCTCTGCAAGGGCTGGGCTCCGGGGTGTTGATGAGTAAAGAGGGTTATATCCTCACCAACTACCATGTAATTAAAAAAGCCGACGAGATTATTGTTGCGCTGCAAGATGGCCGCCAGTTTGTTTCCGAGGTTGTTGGCTCTGATCCAGAAACCGATCTGGCAGTGATCAAAATTGAAGGGGACAACCTGCCCGTCGTGCCACTCAACCTGAATATCCCCCCTCAAGTTGGCGATGTGGTGTTGGCTATCGGGAACCCCTATAACCTAGGGCAAACCATCACCCAAGGTATTATCAGTGCCACCGGCCGCAATGGTCTTTCCAGTGGCTTTCAGGATTTTTTGCAAACCGATGCCGCCATTAATGCCGGAAACTCCGGCGGCGCCTTGATTGATACCAGTGGCTCCCTTATCGGCATCAATACCGCTGCATTTCAAATCAGCGGTGAAGGTGGCAACCACGGTATCAACTTTGCCATTCCCATCAAGTTGGCTTATAGCATTATGGGCAAACTGATTAAAGATGGCCGGGTGATCCGTGGGGCATTGGGTATGACAGGGCAACCATTAGATCCTGCCCGGGCGCAAATCCTGAATATGCCGGATCGCAGCGGAGTATTGGTGATGAAAGTCGACAAAGGCAGCCCCGCTGCTCAGGCCGATTTACACCCTAACGACATCATCGTCTCCTTTAATGGCGAGAAAGTGGTTAGCGCCGAAATGCTGATGGACCGCATTGCAGAAACCAAACCCGGCACCCGTATCGACCTGACCGTATTCCGGGGCGGGAATTTAGTGACCTTGCCTGTGACCATAGGTGAAAAACGGGTGAACTATAACTGA
- a CDS encoding HlyD family secretion protein, whose protein sequence is MYALLWMIPLLILPSCTPATAPEALGTLERERVLLRATATEVITQLPVAEGNQVSRGQLLVQFDQRKQRSRVDLAKAEVAGAKAYLARLHHGERPEDIATAKANVSQALAEQYQAERHYHRTEQLTAAKLISAAEQDSARTQYDSATAALAAAQQQLDKLHHGSRAEDIRRAAATLTAANAKLALEQQLLDELSVTASRSGRLDSLPYHVGDHVPVQAVVAAIETGQRPFARVYIPALYMTRLQLGMQLPVKIDGLVSPLTGTLRWLSHEPAFTPYFALNKQDRSRLVYLAELDLDAAADALPSGLVVQAELPSLSTKEAHKHE, encoded by the coding sequence ATGTACGCACTGTTATGGATGATACCGCTACTCATCTTGCCCAGCTGCACCCCTGCCACGGCGCCAGAAGCCTTGGGAACATTGGAGCGGGAACGAGTACTGCTGCGAGCCACCGCGACGGAAGTGATCACCCAGCTGCCGGTGGCCGAGGGCAATCAAGTAAGCCGTGGCCAGTTACTGGTGCAGTTTGATCAGCGTAAACAGCGCAGCCGAGTGGATTTGGCCAAAGCCGAGGTGGCTGGGGCAAAAGCTTATCTGGCGCGCTTGCACCATGGGGAGCGCCCGGAAGATATTGCCACGGCAAAGGCCAATGTCAGTCAAGCACTGGCTGAGCAGTACCAAGCCGAACGTCACTACCACCGCACCGAACAACTGACCGCCGCCAAACTGATCAGTGCAGCAGAGCAAGACAGTGCCCGCACGCAATATGACAGTGCCACAGCGGCGTTAGCAGCTGCGCAACAACAACTGGATAAACTTCACCATGGTAGCCGAGCAGAAGATATCCGCCGCGCGGCCGCCACCTTAACAGCAGCCAACGCCAAGCTGGCACTGGAGCAGCAACTCCTTGATGAACTCAGTGTCACTGCCAGTCGCAGTGGCCGCTTAGATAGTCTGCCCTATCATGTCGGCGACCACGTGCCGGTGCAGGCTGTGGTGGCAGCTATTGAAACGGGCCAACGCCCCTTCGCCCGGGTCTATATTCCTGCACTTTATATGACCCGCCTTCAACTAGGCATGCAATTACCCGTCAAGATAGATGGGCTGGTATCGCCCCTGACTGGCACCCTGCGTTGGCTCAGCCACGAACCGGCATTCACCCCCTATTTTGCGCTAAATAAGCAGGACAGATCCCGTTTGGTCTATCTGGCGGAGCTGGATTTAGATGCTGCTGCCGATGCGCTGCCCAGCGGGCTTGTGGTGCAAGCCGAGTTGCCATCCCTTTCAACCAAAGAGGCACACAAGCATGAGTGA